A window of Thioalbus denitrificans genomic DNA:
GCTCACCGCCCAGCGCGGCAGCGCCATCGTCGACCAGGGCACGGTGAGCCAGCCGCTGGCCCACCGCATCGGCGGCATCATCGGCACCACCCACGTGTCCGCATCGGACACCGGCTGGTACCTCGTGCTCCCGGGCCGGAAGATCAAGCGCGGCGTCTGGAAGGACCTCACCACCGAGACCGACCGCAACATCTACGTCAGCGCCACCGACATCGTCGGCGTCGGGCAGTACAACGCCGCCATCGGCGACACCGACCAGGTGAAGCGCTGCAAGTTCAGCTGATTCTCCTCCGCCCATGTCAGCTATGGGATTGCCCGGGGATAAACGCCCCGGGCATTTTTTTCCTGCCCCTGTTCCTCTCACTGCTGGCGGTGCAGGCCGCGTCCGACGAGACACCCGGCACAAATTGACCCATTTCGGACGACGCGCCCGCCGCGCCCCGTCCAGACTACCGGGCAGACACGAGGACACCGTGAATGCCCAAGGCCACCGCAGCAGACATCACCGCGCTCGGCTTCTCCGCCGTCCAGTTCGGCGCTCCTGACGACTGGGCCGCCTACGTGGCCCCCATGCTGGACGATGCCGAGGCATTCATCACAGGTGAGATCGGCGCCGCGGCCTACGCCGGCGCCGCAGGCACCACCCTGTTCTACCTCAAGCGCGCCGAGGTGAATTTCGTCGCCTCGGAGCTCTGGCGCCGGCGCGCCGTGCAGCTCGACGCGGATCTGCGCCTCCAGCGCACAGAGGACTCGCAAGCCTACCTGCGTCAGCGGGAATACCTCGCCATGGCCCAGGCCGCAGAAGACCGCGCCTGGGACTTCCTCTCGAAGGTCACCGGCAGCCTGGCCACTGGCGGTGTCGCCGTCGGCGTCGTGCAGAGCGGTCCCTTCACCGAGGTGAACACGTGAAGACCACCAGCAACGCCCTCGCCATCGCCCGCCGCTGGAACACCCGCCGGGGCCAGCTCGACGGCGCGCTGCGCCGCGGGCTCCGGAAGGGCGCAGCCGCGGTGGACCGGGAGCAGGTGCGCAACCTGTCCGGCTCCGGCGCCGATGCGCCCGGCAGCTACCCGGTGCCGGTGCGCAAGGGCACACTGCGCGGCGGGCACTTCTTCCAGGTCGAGAATGCGCGGCTCGCCATCGTCGGCAATACCACTGTCTACGCCGCGCGGATCCACGACGAGCGGCCGTTCCTCGACGACGCAGCGGAGGACGTGGACGCGGGCGAGTACATCCGCGACGAGATGCGGACCGTCTTCACGAGGATGGTCCTGTGAGCCTGGAGGCATTCCACGCCGGACTGAAGGCGCGGCTGCTGTCCGACGCCGGGCTCGGCGCGTGGGCCTCCGGGCACTTCAGCAGGGCGCTGACCGCCATTGACGGGAACATCCCCATCAACACCCTCGGCGACGGCGAGGTGCCGGCGCTGATATTCGAGCTCGGCGACGGGGAGGGGCAGGGCACGGACGGCGAGCTGCAGGACTGGGTCGCCGACATCCACATCGCGCTGGTCTGGACGGAGCCCGGCCCGTCCAGCGCCTTCGCCCAGCGCCTCGAGCTCCCCGGCCTGCTGGCCCGCGCCATCATCGCCGACCCGTCCCTGGGCGGTTCCGGCGTGGTCGCCCGCCTGAGCGCCTTCGAGAGCGACCGCGGGGCGAACCACCCCACCCACGTCATGCGGGCCACCGTGTCCGCCTTCTACATCGAGGGGAGCTGATCATGAAGAAGACCGAGACCCAGGCCGCCACCGTGCAGGAACCCGCCGAGCGCGTCGAGGTGACCATCAGGAAGGAGGGCCACACCCACCGCGGAAAACCCTGCGCCGTGGGAGACAAGATCCGCGTCACCCCGCGCCAGGCGGAGTGGCTGAAGGAGCAGGGCGTCATCTGAGCCCGTCATCTGAGCCCAACGGGGCAACGCGATAGAGGAGAGACATCATGGGCGACACCTTCATTGTCCCGGGCGGCAAGGTCTACTTTGATCCTTTCGACGCCAACGGCAACCGGACGGGCGAGCGCTACATCGGCAACACCCAGGGCTTCGTGCTCAACAGCAGCGCCGAGAAGATCGCCACCTACGACAACGAGGACGGCGTCTCTGTCAAGGCCGACGAGGTGACGACCCGCCTCGACCGCATGGGCACCATGCGCACCCGCAGCCTGGACATCGACAACCTGGCGATGTGGGTGGTGAGCACCGCGTCCACCAAGACCCAGAGCAGCGGGTCGGTGACCGACGAGGCCATCAGCGCCGTGCAGCAGGGGCGCTACTACCAGCTGGGCACCGACGCCAGCAACCCCTCCGGCGTGCGCGGCATCAGCGCGGTGACGGTGACGGACGATACCGGCACGACCACCTACGTCGACGGCACGGACTACACCGTGGACCTCACCCTGGCCCGGCTCTACATCGTGCCCGGCGGAAGCATCGCCGACGACAGCGACCTCCTGGTGGACTACACCAAGGCCGCCAACACCCGCGACCAGGTCGTCGCGCTCTCCGCCACCACCCAGCAGGGCGCCGTGCGCGTCATCGGCAGCAACCTCAAGGGCGCGAACCGCGATTACTACATGCCCATGGTGAACCTCACGCCGACGGGCGATCTCGACCTGAAGGGCGACCCGGAGAGCCAGCGCCACCAGGAGATCGCCTTCGAGGTGGAGTTGCTCAAGAAGGACACCAACACCGCGCCGCTCTACGTCGACGGCCGCCCGGCCTGACCCGGATAACTGCGCGCGGGCGGACCCCGCCCGCGCGCCATAACAAGAGGACTCCCACATGCTGCGCATCGCTGACCAGGACATTGTCACCCGCCCCGTCCTGTTCGAGCTGCCCGACGGGCAGACCGCGAAGATTCCCTTCACCTTCCGCCTCGTCGGCCGGAAGGCGCTCAAGCGTCTCGTGACAGGGAAGCTGGGCGATGAGGAGGCCGAGCAGGTGCTCGTCGACAACACCCTCGGCTGGGAGGGGCTCGCCGACCCGGAGGGGAAGCCGATCCCCTTCAGCCTGGAGGCGTTCCTGGCGCTGCTGGACCGGCGCTGGTTCGAGCGGGCGGTGGCCCGGGAGTTTCTGGCCGCCTGCCTGGGGGCCCCCGCAAAAAACTGAGGAGCTGGGTCCGCTGGCTGATGGCGGCGGACGGGGCGGGCCCAGAGATATGCAAGGGCTGCCGCGAGGCCCGGGACGACGACGGCCCCTGCGAGGCCTGCCCGGAGCCCGAGCTGCTGCCCATGAACACCGCCGCCGCCACGGCCTGGCTGGAGCTGCAGAGCCAGTGGCGCCGGGACGCCTGGGGCCGGGCCACCGGACTCGACTACGCCGGCGTTGCGGCCTGGTTCCGGCTCGCCGGCGTCCCGCGCCGGGAACGCACCCATCTGTTCGGGCAGATCCGCCAGATGGAGGCCTACACCCTGGAAGCAATCCGCGAGCGCGCTGACAAGACCCATGGCAAAGACCCGCACTGACACGCTCATCATCAAGCTCGAGACCGACGGGAGCGGCAAGGTCAAGGCCTCGCTCGCCGGGCTCGAGCATGGCTTCGAGCGCGTCGATGGAAAGGTCAAGAAGAGCCACTCCAGCCTGCTCAACTGGAGCAACCTGCTGCGCGTCGTCACCGTGGGGGCCATGGCCGCCTACGCCAATGGCGCGCTCGGCATGGCCGACGCCCTGGAGTCAACCGCAGACAAGCTGGGCCTCAACATCGAGACCCTGCAGGAGTACCGCTGGGCCGCTCAGCAGAGTAACGTCGCAATCTCCACCATGGAGATGGGCCTGCAGCGGTTCTTCCGCCGTGCCGCGGAGGCGGCCGATGGCACCGGCGAGGCCAAGGGCGCCCTGGCCGAGCTCGGAGTGCAGCTCACCGACACCAGCGGCAAGCTGCGCGTGGGCGAGGACCTGTTCCGCGACGTCGCCGAGGCCATCTCCCGCGTCGAGAGCCCGCAGGAACGGCTGCGGCTGGCCTTCAAGCTCTTCGACTCCGAAGGCGTGGTCATGGTCAACATGCTGCGCGACGGGGCCGCCGGGCTCGACCGCCTGCGGCAGGAGGCGCGGGACCTCGGCATCGTCATGGACGCCGATTTGATCCGCAACGCCGCCGAGGCCAACACCCAGCTCGAGGCGGTCTGGAAAATCGTCGATGCCCACCTGACCCAGGCCCTGCTCGAGCTCAGCCCCTACCTTGTGGAAGCCGCCGAGGGGTTCAAGGACCTGGCGATTGCCGCCAAGAGTTTCTTCGAGAGCCTGGGCAGCGTCGACCAGATGGGCGAGCAGGCCATCGAGCGGGAGATTCAGGGGCTGCTTGAGCTCCGCGATAGCGCCCTGGAGCGGCTGCAGACCGTCCAGCGCGGCAGCAGCGAAAACGCCGCAATGAAGGATTGGCTGGCCTCGCAGTTCCTCCCCTCGGAAGAGGACCTGCAGGCCCGTCTGGACGAGATCAACCGCCTGCTGCTGCAGGCCCGCCTGCGCCAGAAGGAACTCTTCGAGGGCGCCCAGGCTGGCGGGACACCGGACCAGCCGCCGCCGGCGCCGGTGCTCAAGCCGTGGGACCCCTCGGCCGCCTCCGCCGCACAGAAGGCGGCCGCCACCGAGCTGGAGGCCTACCGCACCCGGCTCACCAGCCTGATTGACGCACTCGACCCCGCGGCGGCAAAGACCCGGGAATACCTCCAGGCCGTGGCCGACCTCGACCGCGCCTGGGCCTCCGGGCTCATCTCCGGCGACGAGCACGACCGCCTGCTCCAGCTGCTGGCCATCGACACCGATTCGGCGCGGGAAGCCGAGGAGAAGCGCCAGGCGCTGATGGATGAGGGCGCCCGCCTCACCGAGGCCATGCGCACCCCGCTCGAGGAGTTCGCCGACGAGCTGGAGCGCTACACCCTCCTGGCCAAGGCCGGCGCCATCAGCCAGGAGACCCTGAACCGGGCGGTCACCGACGCGCGGGAGAGGTTCAGCGAGGCCGAGGAAAAAGCGAAGAAGTCCCTGTCCACCATGGCCGCGTTCTCGGAGCGTGCTGCCGAGGGTATGCACGACGCCTTTTCCCAGTTCTTCTTCGACCCGCTCGCTGAGGGATTCGACGGGGCGCTGGACGGGTTCACCACCATGCTGCGGAAAATGGCGGCGGAACTCGCCGCCTCCGAAGTGATGCTGTTCGCCGGCAACCTGCTGAAGGGCTCCGGCAGCGACTGGCTGAGCAGCCTCGGCAGCTCCATGGTCAAGTACGCCACCGGGCTCACGGCCAACGCGAAAGGGAATGTCTTTTCCGGCGGTCGCGTGGTGCCGTTCGCTGATGGCGGAATCGTCACCTCGCCGACGCTCTTCCCGATGCGCGATGGGATCGGGCTGATGGGCGAGGAAGACGATGAGGCCATCCTACCGCTCAAGCGGGGGCGTGACGGAAAGCTA
This region includes:
- a CDS encoding DUF7210 family protein, yielding MKKTETQAATVQEPAERVEVTIRKEGHTHRGKPCAVGDKIRVTPRQAEWLKEQGVI
- a CDS encoding DUF1799 domain-containing protein; this encodes MAADGAGPEICKGCREARDDDGPCEACPEPELLPMNTAAATAWLELQSQWRRDAWGRATGLDYAGVAAWFRLAGVPRRERTHLFGQIRQMEAYTLEAIRERADKTHGKDPH
- a CDS encoding phage tail tape measure protein translates to MAKTRTDTLIIKLETDGSGKVKASLAGLEHGFERVDGKVKKSHSSLLNWSNLLRVVTVGAMAAYANGALGMADALESTADKLGLNIETLQEYRWAAQQSNVAISTMEMGLQRFFRRAAEAADGTGEAKGALAELGVQLTDTSGKLRVGEDLFRDVAEAISRVESPQERLRLAFKLFDSEGVVMVNMLRDGAAGLDRLRQEARDLGIVMDADLIRNAAEANTQLEAVWKIVDAHLTQALLELSPYLVEAAEGFKDLAIAAKSFFESLGSVDQMGEQAIEREIQGLLELRDSALERLQTVQRGSSENAAMKDWLASQFLPSEEDLQARLDEINRLLLQARLRQKELFEGAQAGGTPDQPPPAPVLKPWDPSAASAAQKAAATELEAYRTRLTSLIDALDPAAAKTREYLQAVADLDRAWASGLISGDEHDRLLQLLAIDTDSAREAEEKRQALMDEGARLTEAMRTPLEEFADELERYTLLAKAGAISQETLNRAVTDARERFSEAEEKAKKSLSTMAAFSERAAEGMHDAFSQFFFDPLAEGFDGALDGFTTMLRKMAAELAASEVMLFAGNLLKGSGSDWLSSLGSSMVKYATGLTANAKGNVFSGGRVVPFADGGIVTSPTLFPMRDGIGLMGEEDDEAILPLKRGRDGKLGVSGGGTQITIAPRFEIKAMDSKDVLRTVAPVSQELAVMTMREIEGLNLGRSGR